One window from the genome of Nicotiana sylvestris chromosome 9, ASM39365v2, whole genome shotgun sequence encodes:
- the LOC138877973 gene encoding uncharacterized protein → MEEVHQYAKEEGLHQALVIKFSQDQYDIQDIRKMLPKHFGTQGRCLVGWLARRHVLIRFDRHDDYVLAAAKSVNYLVANGQELQMRIFPWTITFNHKEETSKASVWISFPNLPPMLFAKLSLLSIASAAGKPLAIDKATQEKSRPSTTTVKVELDLLGKLPQILRIKFVDEKSGMVIEHLQKFVYDNLPLYCTCCKRQGHDVDTCRLISTNNRDSGLNGDIEEADDPTIVEKFQGDLRQMLNEKRQLHGIIEAARIDGSKAVLADSNIHDIPTSQGPQRIWLLSLLIVP, encoded by the coding sequence ATGGAGGAAGTACATCAATATGCTAAGGAGGAAGGGTTACATCAAGCTTTGGTGATTAAATTCTCACAAGATCAATATGATATACAAGATATTCGAAAGATGCTGCCTAAACATTTTGGAACTCAAGGTCGTTGCCTCGTCGGATGGCTTGCAAGAAGACATGTTTTGATCAGGTTTGATAGACATGATGATTATGTTCTTGCTGCTGCAAAATCTGTTAATTACTTAGTAGCTAATGGACAAGAATTACAGATGCGAATTTTTCCATGGACTATTACTTTCAATCATAAAGAGGAGACCTCCAAAGCTTCTGTGTGGATATCATTTCCTAACTTGCCTCCTATGTTATTTGCAAAACTATCCTTGCTTTCTATAGCTTCAGCAGCAGGTAAACCTTTGGCAATAGATAAAGCAACACAAGAGAAGTCACGACCTAGCACAACTACGGTCAAGGTCGAGCTTGATCTTCTAGGTAAGCTGCCACAGATTTTGAGGATCAAATTTGTGGATGAAAAATCTGGTATGGTGATCGAGCATCTTCAGAAATTTGTTTATGATAATCTTCCCCTGTATTGCACTTGTTGCAAGCGTCAAGGTCATGATGTAGATACATGTCGTTTGATCTCGACAAATAATCGGGATAGTGGATTGAATGGTGATATCGAGGAAGCTGATGATCCCACGATTGTGGAAAAATTTCAAGGAGATTTGAGACAGATGCTCAATGAAAAGAGACAACTGCATGGTATAATTGAGGCAGCAAGAATAGATGGATCAAAAGCAGTTTTAGCTGATTCTAATATCCACGATATCCCAACAAGCCAGGGACCTCAAAGAATTTGGCTACTGTCCCTGTTGATCGTGCCTTAG